The genome window taactcgaacaaatatattcgattcgattcgattcgaattccatctcactcgactcgattcgagaaaacttcaaataaagttaggatgataaaatgagatttgaaaactcgattaactcgaaaattttcgattcgatcgaatgctcacccctaccaACACCCACTGAGCCCAAACCTAAACTAACCCAAATACAACCCAAAACCCGAAGCCCAAAATGCACAAGCCCAAAACTAATttgtcaaactagggtttcagcttttctgaaaccctagtacTGCCGCCGCCGCCTCTAGGGTCTTTGACCCTTAGCCTTCTGCCACAGCCGCCAGTCCCATCACCGCCTCTGGCAGTCACCATCGCCACCGCCACGGTCACGTCACCATGCCACTTGCGCCGCCGGTCACCTGCAAAGAAGAAAACAACACAAAAAGACAACAGAAACAGTAGCAaaaaatcggctataaaagcctaaCATGTACCCTTTAGTTCTTCTTCTTCGGTTAGAATTTTAGGaatcaaaaaacaaatattgacAAGAAATAAAAGCTAAGTTTCAAAGGTGATTTCCGGCCCttttggttttcattttttttacaaattttaaacttatttttatttatttatttttcgtttGTTCATCcgtttatatacatataatacgtttataatcaaaaataaaaaggaaaggaattaCATTCTTCCAACGCCGCGCCGGAGAAGGGGAAGCCGAGCGGTTTTGTTTCCGTTTTTGCACTCTTCGTTCGCCTTTCGCAAGTTTCGGCCTTAGATCCATAGCCTAGAAGTTACCGGCTTCGAAAAGGAGCCGAAAAGGCCCTATTTTGTGCCCACGGCCACCGCCCACGGAGGCGCTACGGTAGAGGCGCGCCGGAGCTTTTGGTCGGAATCCATGGCCGGATGAAGAAGGGGGGAGagatttttttcagtttttttttagaaggagaagaagaaaaatgaagattttaaaaatttttgggtttaaataacCCTcataaaacggcaccgttttaccCTTAGGGGTCAggtgccaaaacgacgccgttttggccacgacccgcgcggtgaccagACCCaaaggggaggatccgcgtgttttcttaAAAGGGGTTATTTATGCGCGCAGTCCCTCCTATTTTTCAGAgcattacaatttggtcctattttgttgttttcttttattttgatttagccctaagatttttcttttgtttcattttagtccattgAGGTTCTGCGTTTTAGAactttgggtttattatttgttttggttCTTCCCTTTTTACGCGCGTCGCAATTGGATCCTTTTCGTTTTCCTTTATTTCAAATTGgccctatattttttatttcttttcgatttaatccctttcagcatcttttattatttagtcaatttttgttaactttattattattattattattattattattattattattattatatttccattaataattacttatatttttaaatatatgtgccatgttatattatatcattattatataaatgcttatatatatttcatatattgtttatttaatatatatatacattaaaaaccctttatatatatttatatacgtatatctatatactttttctcatgaatatatgtatacatacttatatatatgtattttacttaataattttaaaatacacatatgtacatacatattttttcatattttataattttcatatattttcctttatttttatgttcatttatgtatttatttatatgttcattttatgctttagtttatttatttatttatacgcTATGGTATatgtatgattgatttattattcgtttttgttcatttttttattttacataatcatgtttattattccatcatgcatgtaaatatcatatttcaaaaaaaaaaggaaaatatttctaattgaggcaatgttttgcgtttgaaaattcgagaaaacatgccctaaggtgctgggtgtcgatttttctcgttcaaccaaatggcttaatatccttttaaaaaatttaaaataaggcaatgttttgtgtttggaaattcgagaaaatatgccctaaggtgctgggtgtcgatttttctcattcaaccaaatggcttaatatccttttaaaaatttttaaaataaggcaatgttttgcgtttgaaaattcgagcaaacatgccctaaggtgctgggtgtcgatttctctcgttcaaccaaatggcttaatatccttttaaaaaatttaaaataaggcaatgttttgagtttggaaattcgaggaacgtgtcCTATGGTGTTGGATTTTGATTTCTCGTTTAAACTAaattgccaaatatcctcttgaattttaatctatGCTATTCgagttttttaaggatcgtattttaaatttctttaaagttttcattttttcgacactaagacattaagtaatcaactaggtaccaattttgggcgtatcgagggtgctaatccttcctcgtgcgtaaccgactcccgaacccctttttttgaatttcgtggaccaaaattgttgttttaataaaatcaaagcgtttattaaaaacaaccactttttgaggtgatccgatcacacctcattaaaaaggatcggtggcgactcccattttcgttttcatttccaaaacccaagtcgaccccatttttcatcaaaaaaatggtgtcaacagcttggcgactccactggggacattttttcaaaataagagagtcaagccacgagttgattactttttgtctttttgtcgaaaattgaaatttggtttaaatttacgatcctttcattgcatttcattcgtCTTTATTACAATTGTCATCATTGTGTTTTATAACTACTgtgttggtttaaatttttgtatccCTCTGCAtagcattgcatgaccgttggtcacacctttaagtgggagtgagaagctattccttcgtgaggttttcacctccatgcaggatagtggatcgctttcgggatacatccgtacctatgtcttcgtgagattttcatctccgtgcagccatagggaaatgtattcccctgaaccgaactcggtctatatAAGCCTACAAcaggtgaggatcgaggaatctgctggttcgggtacccttactttagatcCAAACCACATGTAGTGAACTTTAGGAactcaccctaggtagaactacaccaaaccctagtagatacccTGATATGTGCTTTTATTCTTCCTGAATTGTTTTGGATTATGTGTTTATATCTGGTACTAATCTTTGTTGTTTTAGTTTGGATGCATGACATTTCAACtgcatggcatttcattataaaaggcgtTGATTCACATTCGGTTTCTAGacagaaagcttatcatggaaaacgaatttcttgataaggtggaaaATAATGCGGTTGTCCAAACATGGTCAGAAAAAATGCAACTCgagaaaggtgatagtttgATGGAGGGATACACATCAGAGTTATGGGACTACACTTGTATCAACGTAACTCAGAATAATctccaagagttgaaagaaatttgagCTCAATGGGACGATGAGGTCAAATAGTTGTTTTACTGTAATTATGGCGATTTGCCCTACTTGCTCGACATCAAGGTGGATGAGCATTTATTTCGAGCTCTGGCCCAATTTTGGAATTCTGTTTATACCTGCTTCACCTTTGGGGAGGTAGACATGGTGCCTACTGTGGAGGAGTATACAGCTTTACTTCGTTGTCCAAGAATCCAAGTAGATAAAGTTTATGCTAGAACTGCCAATGTTCTCACTTTCACAAAGAAGTTAGCAAAAATCACCGGAATGAGCAAGCAATGGGTTACGGCACGAATCAaacaaaaaggggaaaataAATGTATCCCTTGGAGAAGCTTACAAGGTCAGATTTTGGCACACCCTGATACAAAGAAGAAAGTCAATGTTCTCGCTTTGAGTATCTATGGGCTGGTTATTTTCCCCAAGGCATTAGGACATATTGATGAAACAGTTACAGATTTGTTCAATCAACTTGCGAGGATTACACCGTCCagcaattttaatttgaaacgTTCAGATCTTTGAGTGCGTGTCGGAGAGCGGGTGAAGGAAGATTCATTGGTTGTGCACAGCTCCTGTTGGTTTGGTTCCATAGTCATTTCTGGAATGTGGATAAGGTTTCTTACAAAGCATTCTCTGAAAAGTATTCTCCTTTGAAAGAATTAGCAGCGACACCAAGACGCGACGATATTACTGGAGAAAGGTGGATGGCGATCCTTCAAAATCTCTTAGATGAGGATGTTGAATGGAAAGATCCTTGGATGGTGCCTGACGAGATTTTGTATCGATGTGGAGACTTCGATTGGGTTCCTTTACTCGGAATTTAGGGAGCTATCGGATATACCCCTCTGCTCGTATTAAGACAATGTAGATCAAGACAGTTCATACCAGTAACACAAGGACTGGCCGAGTGTGAGTTTTCTTATAGAGGTAATAATTACAAGGGAAAGATTCGAGAAATGTCCAACGCTTGGAAACAAACTCACCGGATGAAAAGGTTCACCGTTGGGGCAATAATAACTCTTGGATATCATGGGCGGTGGAGTAAGAGGATTAACGACAATATTCCCGAGCTAAGTCACGAAGGTAGTCAGTCAATAGAGGAGTATTTACGGGTCGTCCCTTCTGAGCTAGAAATATTAATGCAAgactttgaaagaaaaaatacaaaattggaAAAGCAGATAGAGCaaatagaggaagaaaaaatGAACTTAAGACTGGATGCAGATGTTTAGAAGCTCGAGGTAGAGCGgttaagaaaagggaaagataGGGTTGAAGAATATCTTGatagtttgaaaatagattACAAGAAGTTGCGATTATCAATGAGGACTTCCGGGTTAGGAAAGGCTTTTGAGCAGTGGCGCAAAGagattcaagaagaaaagaacaaggCTGATGAATGGGAAAGGAGGTGCCAAGAAATTCAAGCACAGAACGAGACTCTAAAGAAGAGTTTGTCGGAGAAtcagaaagaaaaagggaagcTAGAGAATAGAGTGACTGAATTAGAAGGATATCTAAATCGGCACCGAAATCGGAACTCTGTGATGGAATTGAGGGCAAGCCTAAATagaattgaagaaatgaaagaaagaactGAAGAGTTAGAAGCAGCATTGCGAAATTACGAAATCTGGATCGAGTATTTAGAAGCTAATGAAGATCGCCAAACTGAGCATTTGCACTACTTTCAGAACCAAGTCAGAGATAGAGATCACATTATGGGAGAAGCCGCGGCTCAAATTCGAGAAGTTGCAGATCAGCTACAGACGTTGGTAGTGCAAGCTGATACGCTAAGTGTGAAGTATGAGCTGGAATCAAGCCGAGGAAAAGAGCTAGCTTCATTACTTAAGAAGATTAAAATTCTAAGCATTAGGGCAAAACAGTATATGTAATCTGtcttatgtaaagaattttgttttttctagtaaagtattctaaatgaaattgaatcagagtcaatgcctttttctttttgcattcatttcatgcattgcatcacatcatatgcattaacaaacattaaagggccctaattaaataaaattatttcagttaactTGGAAACCCGACACCCCTACAGAACTCGAGCGAAATCAAAGaacatggatcaaagattagaaaaaCTTGAACAGCTCCAAAGAGATATGCAAGATCAGATGCAAGAGCGGCTGGAAAAAATTCAGCGAGAGATGACAGAAAAGATGCGGGAGTCCCAGGACGACATGATGGCAAAGTTAACACGGTTGTTGAAAGGAGGAAATGATAAGGGAAAGGACCCTGTAGTTAATGATAAAGAGGGAAATAATGAGGACCCCCTTTACCCTTCAGGCTTTACCCTTCCGCACATGCATACTCAAGCTGAGCTGTATCCACAAAAATCCTCCGTTACGATCAAACCCCAGCAATCTCAGGCAGGTCCTTCAAAGCTGATGAATTTTCAATTTGGAATAGGAAATAATCCCGGAGAGAATCCTACCAATCTCATAGTTCCTGATCTTGATGATGAGGCAGAAGTGGAGAAAGCGAAAGGGGGTCTATCAAGGCAATTAGAGGACCGGTGTAAATGGCTAGAGGAGAAGTTTAAGGCCATGGAAAATGCTGATTACCACCGAGGAATGGATGCTAAAGATCTGAGTTTGGTACCTGATTTGGTCCTCCCTCCTAAGTTTAAAATGCCGGAGTTTGAGAAGTATAACGGGACAAGTTGTCCCGAAGCTCATATCACTATGTTTTGTCGAAGAATGACTGGGTACATCAACAACGATCAACTACTAATTCACTATTTCCAGGATAGTTTGATCGGGTCAGTGGCTAGATGGTATAATCAATTGAGTCGGGCCAACATCCATTCGTGGAAAGATTTGGCACAGGCCTTTATAAGACAGTACAAACATGTTATGGATACAGCACCTGATCGAATTGTATTgcaaaatatggagaagaaaCCTAATGAGAGCTTCCGACAGTATGCTCAGAGATGGAGGAAGGTGGCAGCGCAAGTTCAACCACCACTTTTAGAGAAAGAGATAACCATGCTTTTTATCAACACTTTGAAAGCCCCATTTCTCAATCACATGTTGGGCAGTGCCACTAAAAGCTTTTCAGACATAGTGATGTCTGGAGAAATGATAGAGAACGCCATAAGGAGTGGCAAGATAGAACCAGGAGAAAGTACTAAAAGGTCAGCACCAAGAAAGAAGGAGCACGAGATAAACAATACAAGCATGTTTAACAATGACCATTCCAAATCAATCACGGTGGGACAAGCCAGAGCAGTAACCACTAATCAGCAAGGTTCTTCGAAACAGGAATCCAATTCAAGGCCAAATATAGAGAGACCTCAATTTACACCCATCCCGGTGACGTATAGGGAATTGCACCAGAACTTATTTGATGCACATGTGGTATCTCTATTTTACCTAAAACCCATGCAACCTCCATACCCTAAGTGGTATGATGCAAACGCCCAATGCGAGTACCACACGGGGATTAAAGGGCACTCGATTGAGAACTGCGCTGCATTCAAGAAGTTAGTTGAAAAACTTATCAATATGGGGATCGTAAAGATTGGCGACTCATCAGGACCAAACGTAGTAGAGAATCCGTTGCTCAATCATGATGATAAAAGGGTGAACGCGATAATTGAGAATGGAGGAAGAAGAGTCAAAGCCAACATGGCAGAGATAAAGACCCCTCTTGAATGGGTTTGGAAACAAATGGTGAAAAGAGGTATCATCAAGCAAGATTCGATAGAAAGGCCTGAACGAGcaaaaaaattttttgagttCCACGCGGAAGAAGACCATGACATCCAAAAATGCACCGAGTTCAAAACCGTGGTATAGAGCTtaatggataacaaagaaatagaGTTTCATGAAGAGGTCAAGGGACTAGAAGAGGGAGAAGTTTATGCTTCAGAGGAAGGATCTGCGGGGAAAGCCCAAGAGGTTAATCACCCAGTGGTTATCATTTCAAAGCCAATGAACAAAGAATCTGGAATACAAATAGCGCCAAAGGTCATAATCCAAAAACCTGTATCCTTTCCTTACAAGGATAGCAAAAAGGTTCCTTGGAATTACGACTGCAATGTGACGATTCCAGGAAAAGAAAGCTTGGTAAATGCTTCAGAAGAGAAGAAAGGATTCTATACACGAAGTGGAAAATGCTATGATCCGACAAATGCAAGAGTGGAAtctggaaaagaaaaagctttAGTAGTTGAGCtggaaaaagtaaaaacagACAAAATTGAACCACGTGTCAATCAGCCGGTAATTGAAAATGAGGCTAgagaatttctaaaattcttgaAACATAGCGAGTACAGTGTGGTAGAACAATTACATAAGCAACCGGCTCGTATCTCGGTGCTTGATTTGTTTATAAGTTCAGAGATACATCGTAATGCATTGATTAAGgtgctaaatgaaacttatgtcgCTAATGATATCTCAGTGAATAAGTTAGACCACTTGGTTAACAATATCAGTGCCgacaatttgattttctttaatgatgatgaaataccgcTGGGGGGAAGAAGAGCCACCAAAGTATTACATATCACTGCTCGCTGCGGGGAGTATATGCTAGCAGGAGTGCTAATTGATAATGGATCAGCCTTGAATGTTTTACCCCTGTCTACCTTAAATAGGTTACCGGTGGATAGTTCTCACATGAAATCATGCCAGAGtatagtgagagcatttgatggtacCAAAAGGAGGGTGATGGGAAGAATAGAAATACCCCTCTCGATTAGCCCGAATACATACGAGGTGGACTTCCTAGTGATGGATATTAAGCCTTCGTATAATTGCTTGTTGGGAAGACCCTGGATTCATTCAGCAGGGGCGGTGCCTTCATCATTGCACCAGAAGTTGAAATTGGTAATAGAAGGCCGGCTGATTACGATTAATGCCGAGGAAGACATCATTGCATCAGTAACCAGTGACGCACCATATTTGGGAACGGATGATGAGGCGGTTGAATGTTCTTTTCTATCCTTAGAGTTCGTAAATGCGACCTTTATCATTGAGGGAAAGAAGATCCCGATGCCCAACGTATCTAAAGCCACGAGGATGGGATTACAAATGACAGTTGGAAAAGGAGCTGTGCCTGGAAGAGGACTCGGAAGATGCCTTCAAGGAAGGATAGAGGCACCAGTGGTGAAGGACAAACAAGACcgttttggtttagggtttaagccAAATGCcaagcaaagaagaaaagagttgGAGAAAAGACAAGAGAGGAGGAATGCGCGTCTGAACAGAAAAGAAGTTGATTGGGAACCTATGGCTTTCCCCCACATATCCAGGACTCTCGTATCGGGAGGAACTATGTATTCTGGACTGAGGACTCTAAGAAAGAAGACCACAGAGGAGATGTTAGGAAACCTgaacatcaatgccatatttgaagaaaaatctGAAGAAGGAAGTATATCAGGCATCCGTCCCTTTGAATCTGGGAGTGTTTTAAACaactggactgcagaagaaatgcctgaagtttttagagcttttccagagtaatattcaaGACATACTAACTGTTTAAGCctagaaaaaatgaaaactttttgtGAAATGAAATGGGCTTATATTTGAACATTTTGACTTCAATGAAATATATCTTTGCATTTTCTgagtatatattcttttaagattcttttcattctttcgTTTGAATAATCATCTTGGATGCTTTtattccaaatcattctttcattcatgaTCATACTAAATAAGAatccttaaattcatacattctctGTACATTCTTTGATACCCATAACAGGTCCcaagatatcaatgacatgagtgacccTATTATGGACTTAGGGAATCCTTTTGAAcgagatatgtgtttagaggaaTCTCAAGATTTTGAAGATAACACAGATTGCAACCTATCTCCGGAcctgttgaggatggtagagtaGGAAGAGAAACAAATCTTACCTCACAAAAAGACGGTAGAGATGGTGACCTTGGAAGAGGGAAAAGTGGTGAAGATTGGCACATGCATAGCTGAAGAAGTAAAACAAGATCTCATTGAGTTGCttcgagagttcaaagatgtcttcgcgtggtcataccaagatatgcccggGTTGAGTACTGATATTGTAGTTCACCGTCTTCCTATAAAGGAAGATTGCAAGCCCGTTCAGCAAAGACTCcgaagaatgaggcctgatgtggtgttaaaaataaaagaggaggtgcAAAAGTAATTTGACGCTGGATTCCTGCAAGTGGTCAATTACTCCGAGTGGGTGGCTAATATCGTACctgtccctaagaaagatgggaaggtATGAATGTGTGTAGATTATAGAGATTTAAATAAGGCTAGCCCAAAAGATAACTTCCCCTTACCGCACATCGATGCCTTGGTAGACAATACAGCAGGGCATTcgctgttttctttcatggatggtttctctggatataatcaaatcaagatgcatcctgaggatatgaagaaaactacattcataaccCTGTGGGGGACCTTTTGTTATAAAGTGAAGCCATTTTGGTTGAAAAATGTAGGGGCAACTTATCAGAGGGCTATGGTAACActgttccatgatatgatgcataagGAGTTAGAAGTATATGTGGATGacatgattgcaaaatctaaAACAGAAGAGGAACATGTGCAGGTCCTCAAGAAATTATTTATAAGGTTGAGAAAATTTCAGCTAAAGCTAAATCCATCGAAATGCACATTCGGGGTTAGATCAGGAAAATTGCTGGGGTTCGTGGTcagtgaaagaggaattgaGATTGATCCTGACAAAGTAAAGGCAATACAATAATTACCCTCACCGCGTACTCAAAAAGAGGTTCGAGGTTTTCTAGGAAGACTAAACTATATTGCTCGGTTTATTTCACAGTtaaccgagaaatgtgaccccatatttcaCCTTCTTAAGAAACGCAAtccaggtgtatgggatgaggaGTGTCAGAAAACTTTCGAAAAAGTCAAATAATACTTGTCCAACGCCCCAGTGTTGATGCCACCTTGCCCAGACAAGCCACTTATATTGTATTTGGCAGTATTTGaaaattccatgggatgcgtgcttGGCCAACATGATGACTCAGGACGAAAAGAAAGAGCAAtttactatctcagtaagaagttCACCGAGTGCGAAACAAGATATTCGCCAATTGAGAAGCTATGTTTTGCCCTGATTTGGACAACTCGTAGACTGAGacagtacatgttgtaccatacaacctggttgatttctaaactagATCCTTTGAAATACATGATGGAATCGACCGCTCTGAATGGGAGAATGGCCCGATGGCAAATTCTTCTATCTGAATTTGATATAGTCTATGTGAACCAGAAGGCGgtaaaagggagtgcaatagcagaTTTCCTGGCAAGTAGAGCTCTGGAAGATTACAAGCCACTAAACTTTGATTTCCTAAATgaggatttgatgtatgttgtaACTACAGAAAAAGATTTTCAAAAAGGTGGTCCTTGGAAGCTGAACTTTGACGGAGCTTCAAATGCTGTAGGCAACGAAATTGGGGCAGTCCTCGTGTCCCCTagtggagatcattatcctttcactagtaaattggactttgattgcacaaataacatggcCGAGTATGAAGCTTGTATTATGGGCATACGGGCAGCCATAGAGCGGAAAATTAAGGTGCTAGAGGTATACGAAGACTCTGCGTTAGTAATTTACAAGCtcaaaggggaatgggaaacaAGAGACCCGAAGCTAGTCCGCTATCAAAATTTGGTCTTGGAATTGATTGAGGAATTTGACAGTGTCACcttttgttatctcccacgagatgaaAACCAGATGGCAGATGCTTTGGCAACTCTAGCCTCTATGTTTAAAGTGAACAAACCAGAAGATATGAAGCCTATTCAGATTAGCATTCATGAAGAGGAAAAGGATGATCACCCCTGGTATAATGACATATTGCGATATGTAAAAAGTCGTGAGTACCCAGACCATGCGAcggaaaatgataaaaggacaTTAAGGAGATTAGCCATTGATTACGTCCTAGATGGGGAGATCTtgtataaaaagggaaaagatcaAGTATTGTTGAGATGTGTGGATGCTGTCGAagccaagaaaattttggaagaagtgCATGAAGGTATTTGTGGAACACATGCCAACGGCTTCACGATGGCCAGACAAATTATGAGATTTGGGTATTATTGGTCCActatggaaggggattgcattaattatgccaaaaagtgccaataaatgtcaaatttatggtgaCAAGATGCACGCACCACCTTCACCCCTTCACGTTATGGTTTCTCCAaggcctttctctatgtggggaaTGGATGTTATTGGGTCAATATCtccaaaggcttctaatgggcatcgttttatctttgtggttattgattacttcactaaaCGGGTGGAGGCTGCTTCATATGCTAACATCACAAAGTCAGCAGTTAGCaagtttttgaaaacaaaaaccaTATGTCGATACGGGatgcctgaaaggatcatatctgacaatgcgctgAACTTGAACAACAACTTAATAGTGGAAGTTTGTAGTCAGttcaagatcagacaccataattcgtcaccgtaccgtccaaaaatgaatggtgccgTGGAAGTagctaacaaaaatatcaagaaaattgtagggaaaatgactgaaacctacAAAGACTGGCACGAGAAATTACCTTTTGCCCTCCTGGCATATCTTACCTCTGTTAGGacctctactggggcaacaccatTTTCTTTAGTCTATgggatggaggcagttttacccatagaagttgaaatcccttctctccgaGTATTAGCTGAACTAAAGTTAGATGAGGCCGAATGGattcaatctcgatatgatcagctaaacttggtagaagaaaagaggttaaaagctattcgtcacggtcagatgtatcagaaacgaatgatgcgagcctataacaaaaaagttcgtcccagagaatttcacgaGGGGGACCTAgttttgaaaaagattcttcctctacaaaaagattttagaggaaaatggatgccgaATTGGGAAGGTCCGTATGTGGTAAAAATGGCCTTTTCTGGATGAGCTTTAATCTTGAacgagatggatggtaaaagcttaccaaatcc of Gossypium raimondii isolate GPD5lz chromosome 3, ASM2569854v1, whole genome shotgun sequence contains these proteins:
- the LOC105795631 gene encoding uncharacterized protein LOC105795631; its protein translation is MRTSGLGKAFEQWRKEIQEEKNKADEWERRCQEIQAQNETLKKSLSENQKEKGKLENRVTELEGYLNRHRNRNSVMELRASLNRIEEMKERTEELEAALRNYEIWIEYLEANEDRQTEHLHYFQNQVRDRDHIMGEAAAQIREVADQLQTLVVQADTLSVKYELESSRGKELASLLKKIKILSIRAKQYM
- the LOC105795632 gene encoding uncharacterized protein LOC105795632: MVTLFHDMMHKELEVYVDDMIAKSKTEEEHVQVLKKLFIRLRKFQLKLNPSKCTFGVRSGKLLGFVVSERGIEIDPDKVKLTEKCDPIFHLLKKRNPGVWDEELFENSMGCVLGQHDDSGRKERAIYYLSKKFTECETRYSPIEKLCFALIWTTRRLRQYMLYHTTWLISKLDPLKYMMESTALNGRMARWQILLSEFDIVYVNQKAVKGSAIADFLASRALEDYKPLNFDFLNEDLMYVVTTEKDFQKGGPWKLNFDGASNAVGNEIGAVLVSPSGDHYPFTTIERKIKVLEVYEDSALVIYKLKGEWETRDPKLVRYQNLVLELIEEFDSVTFCYLPRDENQMADALATLASMFKVNKPEDMKPIQISIHEEEKDDHPWYNDILRYVKSREYPDHATENDKRTLRRLAIDYVLDGEILYKKGKDQVLLRCVDAVEAKKILEEVHEDARTTFTPSRYGFSKAFLYVGNGCYWVNISKGF